The sequence GCGATTCTGGACGAGGGGAGCTTTGTAGAGCACCAGCACTACAGCAGAGGCCGCTCGACCATGTTTGGCCTTGGAGACAAGCGAATCCACGGCGACGGGGTGGCCACCGGGAGCGGTCTTGTCGAGGGCCGTCAGGTTTTTGTGTCCTCCCAGGATTTTACCGTCCTTGGGGGCTCGCTTGGGGAGATGCACGCCGACCGGATCGCCACGGCCCAGGAGCTGTCCCTGGAGACCCGCACGCCCTTTATCCAGATCAACGATTCCGGTGGGGCACGGATTCAGGAGGGGATTCTCTCTCTCCACGGCTACGGGCGCATTTTTCGAGCCAATACGCTGGCCTCGGGTGTGGTGCCGCAGATATCGGTGATCCTGGGGCCCTGTGCTGGGGGTGCGGTCTACTCGCCGGGGATCACGGACTTTGTCTTTATGGTGGACCAGGTGAGCAACATGTACATCACCGGCCCCGATGTGATCCGCGCGGTGACGGGCGAGGAGATCAGCCACGAGGAACTTGGCGGTGCTGGAGCACACGCCGGGAAGAGCGGGAACGCCCATTTTCGCTACGCCAGCGAGGAGGAGTGCATCGCCGGAGTTCGGCAGCTTTTGTCGTATCTGCCGCAGCACAACGGCGAGGCGCCCCCCGTGGTAGACACGGGCGACCCCGTGGACCGAACGACGCCGGAGCTTCTGGACCTGATCCCCGAAGAGGAACGGCGAGGCTACGATGTGCGGTCAGTGATCGCCAGCGTCTTTGACCGGGAATCCTTTCTTGAGGTGCAGCGGGACTACGCACCGAACGTGGTGGTGGGGTTTGCCCGGCTTGGGGGCCGAACGGTGGGAATTTTTGCAAACCAGCCTGCGGTGCTTGCTGCGGCGCTTGATATCGATTCGAGCGACAAGGGAGCGCGGTTCATCCGGTTTTGCGACGCCTTCAATATACCGATTGTGTCCCTCGTGGACGTGCCCGGATTTTTGCCCGGGGTGAACCAGGAACACGGAGGAATCATCCGCCACGGAGCAAAGGTGCTCTATGCAATCGCCGAGGCGACGGTGCCGAAGGTATCGCTGGTGATGAGAAAAGCCTACGGGGGCGCCTATATCGCGATGGCCTCGAAGGGACTTGGTTACGACCGGGTGTTGTCGTGGCCGATGGCGCAGATCGCGGTGATGGGAGCCGAAGGAGCAGCGAACATAATTTTCCGGCGGGACATAGCCGAGGCGGAGAACCCCGAAGCGGCGCGGGCAGCGAAGATCGAGGAGTTCAAGGGCGAGGTGATGGACCCCTTTGTGGCGGCCGGGTACGGGTATGTGGACGATGTGATCGACCCGAGTTATACGCGCGGCGAGCTTGCGCGGTCTCTGGCGATGCTTGAACGGAAGCGGCAGGAGCGACCTGGCCGGAAGCACGGGAATATACCGCTGTGATAAGTGATAGTTTTGGCTACGCCCTGGTGACAGCCGGGGTAGGTATGGGGATTGTATTTTTCTTTCTCCTTTTTTTGAGTGTGGTGATGCTGGTCTTGCGGGCGGTGATGATCGAGAAGAGCCCGGAGCCGACGGCGGCCGGATCGGAATCGTCTGAACCGGAGGTCTCGGGCGGGGCCGATGAGGTGGACGCTGCGGGGATCCCCCGGTGGGCGATGGCCGCAGTGGTGGCGTACCTGGAAGCGGAAGAAGCGGAGTACGCGCCACGGGCCGAGGGGTGGCTGGCACGGCAGTGATGCCGGCAATGATGCCGACAGCGANNNNNNNNNNNNNNNNNNNNNNNNNNNNNNNNNNNNNNNNNNNNNNNNNNNNNNNNNNNNNNNNNNNNNNNNNNNNNNNNNNNNNNNNNNNNNNNNNNNNNNNNNNNNNNNNNNNNNNNNNNNNNNNNNNNNNNNNNNNNNNNNNNNNNNNNNNNNNNNNNNNNNNNNNNNNNNNNNNNNNNNNNNNNNNNNNNNNNNNNNNNNNNNNNNNNNNNNNNNNNNNNNNNNNNNNNNNNNNNNNNNNNNNNNNNNNNNNNNNNNNNNNNNNNNNNNNNNNNNNNNNNNNNNNNNNNNNNNNNNNNNNNNNNNNNNNNNNNNNNNNNNNNNNNNNNNNNNNNNNNNNNNNNNNNNNNNNNNNNNNNNNNNNNNNNNNNNNNNNNNNNNNNNNNNNNNNTCCGCAGCCCCGGCAGCAGGCGGAGCGGGAGCGGTCCCGTCGCCGATGACGGGGGTGATCGACAAGGTTGTGGTGAGCGAGGGCGCCCAGGTGAACGAGGGTGATCCTGTGGTGATCCTGGAAGCGATGAAGATGTATATCGACGTGACGGCGCCTGCGAGCGGAACGGTGACGGGGATCTCCGTGAAATCCGGCGATAGCGTGAAAGAGGGGCAAGCCCTTCTGACGATCGGGTAAGGCGGGCAGAACGATGTTGATGGAGTTTTTACGATCCACGGCCTTTTCCGCCATGACCTGGCAGGCAGCGGCGATGATCACCGTGGGGGTGTTCCTGCTGTACCTGGGGATCAAGCGGCAGTACGAGCCGCTCTTGCTGGTGCCGATCGGATTTGGCGCGATCCTTGTGAACATCCCCCTGGCGGGTCTGAACGAGCCCGGGGGCCTTCTGGACTACTTTTATTTCGGGATCAAGACGGGGATATTTCCTCCCCTGATCTTTCTCGGGGTGGGAGCGATGACGGACTTTGGTCC comes from Alkalispirochaeta americana and encodes:
- a CDS encoding acyl-CoA carboxylase subunit beta — encoded protein: QHMKTIREQVRLGGGEARIEQQHQKGKHTARERLQAILDEGSFVEHQHYSRGRSTMFGLGDKRIHGDGVATGSGLVEGRQVFVSSQDFTVLGGSLGEMHADRIATAQELSLETRTPFIQINDSGGARIQEGILSLHGYGRIFRANTLASGVVPQISVILGPCAGGAVYSPGITDFVFMVDQVSNMYITGPDVIRAVTGEEISHEELGGAGAHAGKSGNAHFRYASEEECIAGVRQLLSYLPQHNGEAPPVVDTGDPVDRTTPELLDLIPEEERRGYDVRSVIASVFDRESFLEVQRDYAPNVVVGFARLGGRTVGIFANQPAVLAAALDIDSSDKGARFIRFCDAFNIPIVSLVDVPGFLPGVNQEHGGIIRHGAKVLYAIAEATVPKVSLVMRKAYGGAYIAMASKGLGYDRVLSWPMAQIAVMGAEGAANIIFRRDIAEAENPEAARAAKIEEFKGEVMDPFVAAGYGYVDDVIDPSYTRGELARSLAMLERKRQERPGRKHGNIPL
- a CDS encoding OadG family protein, which translates into the protein MISDSFGYALVTAGVGMGIVFFFLLFLSVVMLVLRAVMIEKSPEPTAAGSESSEPEVSGGADEVDAAGIPRWAMAAVVAYLEAEEAEYAPRAEGWLARQ
- a CDS encoding biotin/lipoyl-containing protein gives rise to the protein SAAPAAGGAGAVPSPMTGVIDKVVVSEGAQVNEGDPVVILEAMKMYIDVTAPASGTVTGISVKSGDSVKEGQALLTIG